Proteins from one Chroococcidiopsis sp. CCMEE 29 genomic window:
- a CDS encoding AarF/ABC1/UbiB kinase family protein, which yields MEKAFTNKSYRWNRENYSRHQRFLDIWAFVLKLLAGLWLDKKSWSYPGGVTEAKRIARRKQQAIWIRNTLLDLGPTFIKVGQFFSTRADLFPSEYVEELSKLQDKVPAFSYEQVEKIIEQELSKKIPELFHSFDPIPLAAASLGQVHKAQLHSGEEIVVKVQRPGLRKLFEIDLAVLKGITRYFQNHPKWGHGRDWIGIYEECCRILWEEIEYLNEGRNADTFRRNFRASEWVKVPRVYWRYTSPRVLTLEYAPGIKISHYEALEAAGLDRKVLARQGAEAYLQQLLNDGFFHADPHPGNIAVSPEGALIFYDFGMMGRIKTGIREQLMKTLFGIAQKDANQVVASLIEVGALAPVDDMGPVRRSIQYMLDHFMDKPFENQSVAAINEDLYEIAYNQPFRFPATFTFVMRAFSTLEGVGKGLDPDFNFMEVAKPFALEFMSDRNGSEGNTFLNELGRQAVQVSSTAFGLPRRLEDTLEKIEQGDLRLRVRSIETERLLRRQNSVQQGIIYALIVSGFTLSATILIVNQYVWLALIPALIATAVGVALIRLILRIDRYDRTF from the coding sequence ATGGAGAAGGCTTTTACAAATAAGTCCTACCGCTGGAATCGAGAAAATTACTCACGGCATCAGCGCTTTTTGGACATTTGGGCCTTTGTTTTAAAATTACTAGCCGGTCTTTGGCTGGACAAAAAATCTTGGAGCTATCCTGGCGGAGTCACTGAAGCCAAGCGGATTGCCAGACGCAAACAACAGGCTATCTGGATTCGCAACACTCTGCTAGATTTAGGACCAACCTTTATCAAGGTTGGGCAATTTTTCTCTACCCGTGCTGATTTATTTCCCAGCGAGTATGTAGAAGAGCTTTCTAAGCTTCAAGATAAGGTACCAGCCTTTAGCTATGAGCAGGTAGAAAAAATTATCGAGCAAGAACTGAGCAAAAAGATTCCTGAACTGTTTCACAGCTTTGACCCAATTCCTTTAGCCGCGGCTAGCTTGGGTCAAGTGCATAAAGCCCAGCTGCATTCGGGTGAGGAAATCGTCGTTAAGGTGCAACGTCCTGGACTTAGGAAGCTATTTGAAATTGATTTAGCAGTTCTCAAGGGAATTACCCGCTACTTTCAAAATCATCCAAAATGGGGTCACGGTCGAGACTGGATAGGAATTTATGAGGAGTGTTGCCGGATTCTGTGGGAAGAAATTGAATACCTCAACGAAGGTCGCAACGCTGATACCTTTCGCCGAAACTTCCGTGCTTCCGAGTGGGTGAAAGTACCCCGTGTCTATTGGCGTTATACATCGCCGCGAGTGCTAACCCTTGAGTATGCCCCTGGGATTAAAATTAGCCATTATGAAGCCTTAGAAGCAGCAGGTCTTGATCGCAAGGTTCTTGCCCGCCAAGGCGCTGAAGCCTACCTGCAACAGTTGCTCAATGATGGTTTCTTCCACGCTGACCCTCATCCAGGTAATATTGCCGTCAGTCCTGAAGGTGCTCTCATCTTCTATGACTTCGGCATGATGGGGCGGATCAAGACTGGCATTCGGGAACAATTAATGAAGACACTCTTTGGCATTGCCCAAAAAGATGCCAACCAAGTTGTAGCTTCCTTGATTGAAGTAGGAGCGCTAGCGCCAGTAGACGATATGGGTCCGGTGCGGCGTTCGATCCAGTATATGCTGGATCATTTTATGGATAAGCCATTTGAGAATCAATCAGTTGCTGCAATTAACGAAGACCTCTACGAAATAGCCTATAATCAACCCTTTCGCTTTCCCGCAACCTTCACTTTTGTGATGCGCGCCTTCTCAACCTTGGAAGGGGTGGGGAAGGGTTTAGATCCAGATTTTAACTTTATGGAAGTTGCTAAACCTTTTGCACTAGAGTTTATGAGTGATAGAAATGGTTCTGAGGGCAATACCTTCCTCAATGAGTTAGGTCGGCAAGCTGTCCAGGTCAGTAGTACTGCCTTTGGTCTACCACGACGGCTTGAAGATACGCTGGAAAAAATAGAACAGGGAGATTTACGCCTGCGTGTCAGGTCTATAGAAACAGAGCGGCTACTCCGTCGCCAAAACAGCGTTCAACAGGGAATTATCTATGCTTTGATCGTCAGTGGTTTTACACTGTCAGCAACAATCTTAATAGTCAATCAGTATGTATGGTTGGCACTGATTCCAGCTTTGATAGCGACGGCGGTGGGGGTAGCTTTGATTCGATTGATCCTACGGATTGATCGCTACGATCGCACGTTCTAA
- the cbiT gene encoding precorrin-6Y C5,15-methyltransferase subunit CbiT yields the protein MPSQLWPYITPGIPDDLFERLPGIPLSKREIRLLLISHLRLEPNSVLWDIGAGTGTIPVEIGLLCPQGRIIAVERDEDVANLIRRNCDRFSVKNVEVIEGSAPECLHDLSQPPDRVCIEGGRPIKDILKEVWRYLPLQGRVVATAGNLESLYAVSQGFAELQARNVEVVQSAVNRLEMRGSQQTFGAVDPIFILSGEKLD from the coding sequence ATGCCTTCTCAACTTTGGCCCTACATTACACCAGGAATCCCTGACGATTTATTCGAGCGGTTGCCAGGAATTCCCCTCAGCAAGCGCGAAATTCGACTGCTGTTGATTTCTCACCTGCGGCTAGAACCGAACTCAGTTTTGTGGGATATTGGCGCAGGGACAGGTACGATTCCAGTCGAGATTGGCTTGCTGTGTCCTCAAGGGCGGATTATCGCTGTGGAACGGGACGAAGACGTAGCGAACTTAATCCGCCGCAACTGCGATCGCTTTAGCGTCAAAAATGTAGAAGTGATTGAAGGCAGTGCCCCAGAGTGTTTACATGACTTGTCCCAGCCTCCCGATCGAGTCTGCATTGAGGGAGGTCGGCCGATTAAAGATATTCTGAAAGAAGTCTGGCGCTACTTGCCACTCCAAGGTAGAGTTGTCGCCACAGCGGGTAATCTTGAAAGTCTATACGCTGTCTCACAAGGCTTTGCTGAGTTACAAGCTCGGAATGTTGAAGTCGTGCAGTCTGCTGTTAACCGCTTGGAAATGCGGGGTAGCCAGCAAACCTTTGGCGCAGTCGATCCTATTTTTATCCTCAGTGGTGAAAAGCTAGACTGA
- the cobA gene encoding uroporphyrinogen-III C-methyltransferase, protein MTKQTGKVYLVGAGPGDAAYLTVRAHQLLAQAEVLVYDALVDAQMLQLVPFNCIKLDVGKRGGRPSTPQAEINHLLVEHCVKGKQVVRLKSGDPFIFGRSTSEIEALKAASCAFEVVPGISSALAAPLLASIPLTDPVLSRCFAVFTAHESTELDWEALARIETLVILMGGQQLSEIVYQLLRHGRSPHTPVAVIRWAGCPQQQVWTTDLENIIEQTSGVSLSPVVIVIGEVVGLRTYLQPSEAVKSIQKSNSNQQSKLQNPKSKIQDSHHPLTGKTILVTRSVGQSSQFSDRLQQEGATVIEMPALVIGPPSSWEAFDRAIAHLSDFNWLVLTSTNGVDYFFERLESLGKDARALAGVKIAVVGEKTAQSLKQHGLQPDFIPPDFVADSLVEHFPESLEGKKVLFPRVETGGREVLVKELSAKRAEVIEIAAYQSRCPEAIAPSALDALQRGLVDVVTFASSKTVKCFHQLIEAHGGANLDEVCIASIGPQTSQTCVSLLGRVDVEAKEYTLEGLTQAIVQSLQQQ, encoded by the coding sequence ATGACTAAGCAAACTGGCAAAGTCTACCTTGTAGGGGCTGGACCAGGAGATGCGGCATATCTGACTGTCAGAGCGCATCAACTGTTGGCTCAAGCCGAGGTGTTGGTCTATGATGCCTTAGTAGATGCCCAGATGTTGCAGTTAGTACCGTTCAACTGCATCAAGCTGGATGTGGGTAAACGGGGTGGACGACCCAGTACACCGCAAGCAGAAATTAATCATCTGCTAGTAGAGCATTGTGTCAAAGGAAAGCAAGTCGTAAGACTTAAAAGTGGCGATCCGTTCATTTTTGGTCGCTCCACTTCAGAAATCGAGGCATTGAAAGCAGCAAGTTGTGCATTTGAGGTGGTACCGGGGATTTCATCAGCACTCGCCGCTCCTTTACTGGCAAGTATCCCGCTCACAGACCCTGTCCTCAGCCGCTGTTTTGCCGTTTTCACCGCTCATGAATCAACCGAACTGGATTGGGAAGCTTTGGCGCGGATTGAGACGCTAGTAATTTTAATGGGAGGGCAACAACTATCTGAGATTGTATATCAGCTGCTACGACACGGGCGATCGCCCCACACACCCGTTGCGGTCATTCGGTGGGCAGGATGTCCTCAACAACAAGTCTGGACAACCGATCTGGAAAACATTATTGAGCAAACAAGTGGTGTATCCCTCTCGCCCGTAGTAATCGTAATTGGCGAAGTCGTAGGACTACGCACCTATTTACAACCTTCCGAAGCCGTGAAAAGTATTCAAAAATCAAACTCCAACCAACAATCCAAACTGCAAAATCCAAAATCTAAAATCCAAGATTCCCATCACCCCCTTACCGGTAAAACAATCCTAGTAACGCGATCGGTTGGGCAATCAAGTCAATTTAGCGATCGCCTCCAGCAAGAAGGGGCAACCGTAATCGAAATGCCAGCGCTGGTAATTGGTCCTCCTTCTAGTTGGGAAGCTTTTGATCGAGCGATCGCCCACTTGTCAGATTTCAACTGGTTAGTTCTCACTTCTACCAACGGTGTAGACTACTTTTTTGAGCGCCTAGAAAGTCTGGGTAAGGATGCTCGTGCTTTGGCTGGGGTGAAAATTGCGGTGGTGGGCGAAAAAACTGCTCAGAGTTTGAAACAACACGGTTTACAGCCAGACTTTATCCCACCTGACTTTGTGGCAGATTCACTGGTTGAACACTTCCCAGAGTCACTGGAAGGTAAAAAAGTGCTGTTTCCCAGAGTTGAGACTGGCGGACGGGAAGTTTTGGTAAAAGAGTTAAGCGCCAAAAGAGCAGAGGTAATAGAGATAGCAGCGTATCAGTCTCGGTGTCCAGAAGCGATCGCACCCTCTGCCTTAGATGCCCTACAGCGTGGTCTAGTGGATGTAGTTACTTTTGCCAGTTCCAAAACTGTGAAATGCTTCCATCAACTCATAGAAGCTCACGGCGGTGCTAATTTGGATGAAGTTTGTATTGCTTCAATTGGTCCCCAAACCTCTCAAACTTGTGTTTCCCTACTGGGACGGGTAGATGTAGAAGCAAAAGAATATACGCTGGAGGGTTTAACCCAAGCAATTGTACAATCGCTACAGCAGCAATGA
- a CDS encoding DUF6825 family protein: MSNPLVHAFFIGRAAAEIINEQLENAFTDALSELGKFDAEQRERLRQFTEEVMERAQRGEETATVGRTTTAIVPQGSQPTDLQAMIDELRAEIALLRTELQRYRSNSV, from the coding sequence ATGAGTAATCCCCTTGTTCATGCCTTCTTTATTGGCAGGGCTGCCGCTGAAATCATTAATGAGCAGTTGGAAAACGCCTTCACTGATGCTTTGAGTGAACTTGGTAAATTTGACGCCGAGCAAAGAGAGCGCCTGCGGCAATTCACCGAAGAAGTTATGGAGCGTGCCCAGCGTGGAGAAGAAACTGCTACAGTAGGTCGAACTACCACGGCGATCGTGCCCCAAGGCTCGCAACCAACAGATTTACAAGCGATGATTGATGAGTTGCGGGCTGAAATTGCTCTGCTAAGAACAGAATTACAACGCTATCGTAGTAATTCTGTTTAA
- the coaE gene encoding dephospho-CoA kinase (Dephospho-CoA kinase (CoaE) performs the final step in coenzyme A biosynthesis.) — translation MTPKSDRPKRIIGLTGGIGTGKSTVSHYLASTYQLPVLDADIYAREAVEIGSPILSAITERYGSDILLADGTLNRQKLGQIVFSNPDERRWVEQQIHPYVRAQFVEAINQLPKQTVVLVVPLLFEAGITDLVTEIWVVYCSRQQQLERLMQRDRLTLEQAQARINSQMPIEQKCQRADIILDNSSNPEALLKQIDAVLKTR, via the coding sequence ATGACTCCCAAAAGCGATCGCCCAAAGCGAATTATTGGCTTAACCGGAGGTATTGGCACCGGAAAAAGCACAGTTTCTCATTACCTTGCCTCTACTTATCAGCTGCCTGTTTTGGATGCAGACATTTATGCCAGAGAAGCTGTGGAAATTGGTTCGCCGATTTTAAGCGCGATCACAGAACGCTATGGTTCAGACATTCTGCTAGCAGATGGTACTCTTAACCGTCAAAAGCTGGGTCAGATTGTTTTTAGTAATCCAGATGAACGGCGTTGGGTAGAACAGCAAATTCATCCTTATGTGCGCGCTCAGTTTGTAGAGGCAATCAATCAATTACCCAAACAAACAGTAGTGTTAGTGGTGCCGTTACTGTTTGAAGCTGGAATAACGGATTTAGTCACAGAAATTTGGGTAGTGTACTGTTCGCGGCAACAGCAGCTAGAAAGATTAATGCAGCGCGATCGCCTGACTTTAGAACAGGCACAAGCCCGCATCAACAGTCAAATGCCGATTGAACAGAAATGCCAGCGGGCAGACATAATTTTAGATAACTCCTCCAATCCAGAAGCCTTACTTAAACAAATAGATGCAGTTTTAAAGACCAGGTGA
- a CDS encoding FAD-binding oxidoreductase, whose protein sequence is MTLTEAILSQLPGDVLGRLRRADRLLASLRTDTASVPMVVKQSQLPLETIDWDVAICGGTLGIFIGCALAQLGWRVALIERGILRGREQEWNISRQELEVFLELNLLSAAELEQAIATQYNPARVSFLNGTEIRVQDVLNIGVDPVFLLEILKQRFLAAGGCLFENTPFTGTVVHPNGVVVETGDRRQESGAEEQLQSKIQNHATLLNGGARGPLWGWGGDPRTQVAPKSKIDSSLTLKSRLLIDAMGHFSPIAQQARQGQKPDGICLVVGSCARGFLPNDAGDLLVSFTPLQNRCQYFWEAFPAKDGRTTYLFTYMDAHPEHLGLEALFEEYLRLLPEYQGVELNQLKWQRALFGFFPSYQKSPLQSPWSRILPVGDSSGNQSPLSFGGFGAMVRHLKRLTFGIHEALSTHQLSAQALALLQPYQPNLSVTWLFQKAMRADVAQKIAPEQINQLLAAVFLEMKQLGDPVLKPFLQDVVQFSALTQTLLKTAVAHPLLVAKIIPQVGLAPLLNWMVHYFNLGAYSALSIFAQVLQPWVKNLPPVTQYYCHRWFDAWFYGSGRDY, encoded by the coding sequence ATGACTCTAACTGAAGCAATTCTCTCTCAGCTGCCTGGAGATGTTCTAGGCAGATTGCGACGTGCCGATCGCCTCTTAGCCTCGCTAAGGACAGATACAGCATCAGTGCCAATGGTGGTGAAACAGAGCCAGTTACCTTTAGAAACAATAGATTGGGATGTGGCGATCTGCGGCGGTACACTGGGAATTTTCATTGGCTGTGCCTTAGCTCAGTTGGGATGGCGAGTAGCATTGATCGAGCGGGGTATTCTACGTGGTAGGGAACAAGAATGGAATATCTCCCGCCAAGAGCTGGAGGTATTTTTAGAATTGAATCTACTCAGTGCTGCTGAACTAGAGCAAGCGATCGCCACTCAATACAACCCAGCTCGTGTTAGCTTCCTCAATGGCACAGAAATTCGGGTACAGGACGTTCTCAATATCGGTGTAGATCCAGTTTTTCTCCTAGAAATCTTAAAACAGCGATTTCTCGCCGCTGGCGGCTGTCTATTTGAAAACACACCTTTTACTGGCACAGTAGTTCACCCGAATGGCGTGGTGGTGGAGACAGGAGACAGGAGACAGGAGTCAGGAGCAGAGGAGCAACTCCAATCTAAAATCCAAAATCACGCCACTTTGCTCAACGGGGGGGCTCGGGGTCCCCTCTGGGGATGGGGGGGAGACCCCCGCACGCAAGTGGCTCCAAAATCCAAAATTGATTCGTCTCTCACCCTTAAGTCCCGACTACTAATCGATGCCATGGGTCATTTTTCTCCCATAGCTCAGCAAGCGCGGCAGGGACAAAAACCTGATGGTATTTGCTTAGTGGTAGGAAGTTGCGCCCGAGGATTTCTGCCCAATGATGCTGGCGATTTATTGGTGTCATTTACACCTTTACAAAATCGTTGCCAGTACTTCTGGGAAGCATTCCCAGCTAAAGATGGCAGAACTACCTACTTATTTACCTACATGGATGCTCACCCCGAACACCTTGGTTTAGAGGCTCTATTTGAGGAGTATCTGCGGTTACTACCGGAATATCAAGGCGTAGAATTGAACCAGCTAAAATGGCAACGAGCATTGTTTGGCTTCTTTCCCTCATACCAGAAAAGTCCTTTACAATCGCCCTGGAGCCGCATTTTGCCAGTCGGAGATAGCAGCGGTAACCAATCCCCCTTAAGCTTTGGTGGCTTTGGTGCGATGGTGCGTCACCTTAAGCGTTTAACATTTGGCATTCACGAAGCACTCTCTACTCACCAGCTTTCTGCACAGGCTTTGGCACTTCTACAACCCTATCAGCCGAACCTTAGCGTTACTTGGTTATTTCAAAAAGCGATGAGAGCTGATGTTGCCCAAAAAATTGCCCCAGAGCAAATTAATCAACTACTCGCGGCCGTGTTTCTAGAAATGAAACAGTTGGGTGACCCAGTGCTGAAGCCATTTCTGCAAGATGTAGTGCAATTTTCAGCCCTGACGCAAACGCTATTAAAAACAGCTGTAGCCCATCCATTATTAGTTGCTAAGATAATTCCGCAAGTTGGATTAGCGCCTTTGCTCAATTGGATGGTGCATTACTTTAACTTGGGAGCATACTCTGCTCTATCTATATTTGCTCAGGTGCTGCAACCGTGGGTGAAAAATTTGCCACCAGTGACACAATACTACTGCCATCGCTGGTTCGATGCCTGGTTTTATGGCTCCGGTCGTGACTATTAG
- a CDS encoding GAF domain-containing protein: protein MDNPKSSARWMRLKEVLITTTVGWVPALALGGALRNLLYRKIFKHLGSSVYIQEGAEFIGASSIEIGDGAYIFRGVRLDGREQNSRIWIGDRVALERGVVILAGENCSIAIGENTYIGHYTCLGGPGSIKIGKDCQIASHSGIFANNHNFTDLTRKIKDQGLTCKGIVIEDDCWLGHGVTVLDGVTIGQGSVIGAGSVVTKDIPPYSIAVGAPARVIRSRKTTELITSTRNQKYLSTDSSRLPVPISDALTKVENTAELLHQCLQTFDGTVPPPLVFEKLLYALLDCIRQVMEVDTVTILLRTEAGQQLTVHASLGLEEEIAAGIKIPIGRGFAGNIAARNELMIVDDLSTVEVVSPILRNKGIQSMLGVPLLSEERMIGVFHIGTFRPRHFNRDDAHLMQLISDRLGLAIAPLLGSGKFISPNETKVGFIGSKRVEVSIEPANKLQVQCRYGASLKHLSNHFQALTQPRSLSGNWCYI from the coding sequence ATGGATAACCCAAAATCTTCCGCAAGATGGATGCGTTTAAAAGAAGTTTTAATAACTACTACAGTAGGATGGGTTCCTGCACTCGCACTTGGGGGGGCGTTGCGAAATTTACTATACCGTAAGATTTTTAAGCACCTCGGTAGCTCCGTATATATTCAAGAGGGTGCTGAATTTATCGGAGCTTCTAGTATCGAAATTGGAGATGGGGCTTATATATTTCGTGGGGTTCGCCTAGACGGACGAGAGCAGAACAGCCGGATTTGGATTGGAGATCGGGTTGCGCTTGAGCGTGGCGTTGTGATCTTAGCTGGCGAAAACTGCTCTATTGCAATAGGTGAAAATACATACATTGGGCACTATACCTGTCTAGGCGGTCCAGGTTCCATCAAAATTGGTAAAGACTGTCAGATTGCTTCACACTCAGGAATATTTGCTAACAATCATAACTTTACTGACCTCACACGCAAGATTAAAGATCAAGGGCTGACTTGTAAGGGGATTGTGATTGAGGATGATTGTTGGTTAGGACATGGGGTAACAGTACTAGATGGAGTCACCATTGGTCAAGGTAGTGTAATCGGAGCAGGCTCAGTTGTAACTAAAGATATTCCTCCTTATTCGATCGCAGTTGGTGCTCCAGCACGAGTGATTCGTAGCCGCAAGACCACTGAGCTAATAACTTCCACACGGAATCAGAAATATTTGAGTACAGATAGTAGTCGTCTCCCCGTGCCAATCAGTGATGCACTGACCAAAGTTGAAAATACTGCCGAGTTGCTCCACCAGTGTCTCCAAACCTTTGACGGCACTGTACCCCCTCCTTTAGTTTTTGAAAAACTGCTTTACGCGCTGCTCGACTGTATCCGCCAAGTCATGGAGGTTGACACTGTAACAATCCTGCTACGAACAGAGGCTGGGCAGCAATTAACTGTACATGCCTCTTTGGGGCTGGAGGAGGAAATTGCAGCGGGAATCAAAATTCCAATCGGGCGCGGCTTTGCAGGCAATATTGCAGCTCGCAATGAACTGATGATCGTAGATGACCTGTCAACAGTGGAAGTTGTAAGTCCGATTCTCCGGAATAAGGGAATCCAGTCGATGCTTGGTGTGCCTTTGCTGAGCGAAGAGCGAATGATAGGAGTCTTCCACATTGGTACGTTCCGTCCCCGCCATTTTAATCGGGACGATGCACATCTAATGCAATTGATCTCTGACCGCCTTGGGTTAGCGATCGCTCCGCTATTAGGATCTGGAAAATTTATCAGCCCCAATGAAACTAAAGTTGGCTTTATAGGCAGCAAACGTGTAGAGGTGAGCATAGAACCAGCGAACAAACTGCAAGTTCAATGCCGCTATGGTGCAAGCTTAAAACACCTGTCCAATCATTTCCAGGCCTTGACTCAACCAAGGTCACTATCCGGCAATTGGTGCTACATCTAA
- a CDS encoding NblA/ycf18 family protein, with amino-acid sequence MNQPIELSLEQQFNIRSFETQVEKMSLEQARDFLVKLYQQMVMREATYKHLLKHHWGLEGDSWG; translated from the coding sequence ATGAATCAACCAATTGAACTGTCACTCGAACAGCAATTCAACATCCGTTCTTTTGAGACGCAGGTTGAGAAAATGAGCCTCGAACAAGCGCGGGACTTTTTGGTCAAACTGTATCAACAAATGGTGATGCGCGAAGCAACGTACAAACATCTGCTGAAGCACCACTGGGGTCTTGAAGGAGATTCTTGGGGGTAA
- a CDS encoding DUF6737 family protein, with the protein MKQSSKQKPVSPWSYKPWWCQPWSILLTGIALISSSWLLFKTLWLTIVISVPVLTWMGFFLLIWPKLMIQSGFLESDRKSVLGE; encoded by the coding sequence ATGAAACAATCATCTAAACAAAAACCTGTCAGCCCTTGGAGCTACAAACCTTGGTGGTGTCAACCCTGGTCTATACTCTTAACAGGTATCGCATTAATTAGTAGTAGTTGGCTGTTATTTAAAACACTTTGGTTAACAATTGTAATCTCTGTGCCTGTGTTGACTTGGATGGGCTTTTTCTTGTTAATCTGGCCTAAACTTATGATCCAAAGTGGCTTTCTGGAGTCTGATCGAAAATCAGTTCTAGGGGAATGA
- a CDS encoding thioredoxin family protein — translation MAENLRESPVVAPEHTESNIGKRVRNLLIVLVAIALSVALFLGLKTQTNSVSLTALDEESTPIEVALSNGKPTLMEFYANWCTVCQAMAPDIAELKQQYTDSVNFVMLNVDNSKWLPEMLQYRVDGIPHFVFLNNEGKAIAQAIGEQPGSIMAANLEALAAGSPLPYAQASGQVSKFEAKVKPSPGADDPRLHGSQVVD, via the coding sequence ATGGCTGAAAATTTACGTGAATCGCCAGTGGTGGCGCCGGAACATACCGAATCAAATATTGGCAAGCGTGTCAGAAATTTACTAATTGTTTTGGTGGCGATCGCGCTCAGTGTTGCGCTGTTTTTAGGACTGAAGACTCAAACTAACTCAGTTTCTCTGACTGCTTTAGATGAAGAATCTACACCCATAGAGGTTGCTTTAAGCAACGGCAAGCCGACATTGATGGAATTTTATGCCAACTGGTGTACTGTCTGTCAAGCAATGGCACCGGATATTGCTGAGTTAAAACAACAGTATACGGACTCGGTGAATTTTGTCATGCTGAATGTGGATAACTCCAAATGGTTGCCAGAGATGCTGCAATACCGGGTGGATGGAATTCCACATTTTGTGTTTTTGAACAACGAAGGAAAAGCGATTGCTCAGGCGATCGGAGAACAACCGGGTTCCATCATGGCAGCTAACTTAGAAGCTTTGGCTGCTGGTTCGCCCCTACCTTATGCTCAAGCTAGTGGACAAGTCTCTAAATTTGAGGCAAAAGTGAAACCTTCCCCTGGGGCAGATGATCCACGTCTACATGGTAGCCAAGTAGTGGATTAG
- a CDS encoding tetratricopeptide repeat protein, producing the protein MLETSQQFYLIAAFVVVLGLTIFGFFMREGVATSNIYQKGVKLYQEKDYTGAESAFRNVLSRHPSNDMVHLLLGDVLMQQDKLEEAIAEFREVIRRAPKNVDAYLRLGNALVKQDKLAEAIASVEKARDLFKAQRNPQKANQIDQLLQQMIAQ; encoded by the coding sequence ATGTTGGAAACTTCTCAACAGTTTTATCTGATTGCCGCCTTCGTAGTCGTTCTCGGTCTGACAATTTTTGGCTTTTTTATGCGTGAGGGGGTAGCCACCTCTAATATCTATCAAAAAGGAGTCAAGCTTTATCAGGAAAAAGACTACACGGGTGCAGAGTCAGCTTTTCGAAATGTACTCTCGCGGCATCCTAGTAATGATATGGTTCACTTGCTGTTAGGGGATGTTTTGATGCAACAAGACAAACTGGAGGAAGCGATCGCCGAGTTCAGGGAAGTAATTCGCCGCGCTCCCAAAAATGTAGATGCTTATTTAAGGCTGGGGAATGCGCTGGTAAAACAAGACAAGTTGGCAGAAGCGATCGCCTCAGTCGAAAAAGCAAGAGACTTATTCAAAGCGCAGCGCAATCCTCAAAAAGCCAACCAAATCGATCAGCTTTTACAGCAAATGATTGCACAGTAA